A single region of the Bacteroidota bacterium genome encodes:
- a CDS encoding transglutaminase domain-containing protein, translating to MIKKSLSMHRRNAKYFRMYSKSLIILLFALCYSFTVKAQLIRDTAQLAHISASLTKQKTLAKYRFEACFSVFKTRMTADERQAMEFLYAYMPLSDLADYNAPFFLKNVRISLRAKYEMPWGKAIPEDVFIHFVLPVRVNNENLDTVRMVIYEELKKRVEGMEMKDAALEVNHWCHEKVTYKASDERTSSPLQSMCTSFGRCGEESTYTVAALRTIGIPARQVYTPRWAHCDDNHAWVEVWIDGQWHFLGACEPDAQLDRGWFAGPAKRAMLVHTRVYGWYSGNEPVISRHEKFTELNLISNYAPVKTFIVKVTDINKTAIDSAQVEYQLYNYAEFYPLAKTYTNAAGYTSMTTGLGDLLIWATKGNAWGYKKITVESTDTLVIQLSSDNRSGTTEEFDLIPPVERALTALSDDGRKENDKRLRTEDSIRSLYMKTFMDTVTAAVFADSAGLNRDSTVTILIKSYGNWNAIKTFLANCEPPLREQALQMLYCLTDKDIRDVPYAVLIDHFNSGMTFPMIEKNEDPAFFMKYVVSGRISNEQLIGWRHTIQSAFDGDFINNARRSVTPIIEFIKSNIVLDAMANAHSRAPLTPAGVLSLRVADAHSRDIFFVAMCRSFGIPARLSQETSLPQYYKAGKWTTVLFETQEKATTSTGFIHFTNPEAHTDPKYYQDFTIAQFKDGVFRSLSYDEMKPLSGFPEKNAVDAGQYLIVTGNRQSDGSVLGRVSFFSVATGAVTDVPVTVRKKKTEEKSLGKLSLKKLSVQNYSDNEVWKMNKLAQNKGLIVAFIEPDKEPSKHVIADIAAVRDGFEKWGGCILFALSHDKTTGSFSPTLFNNLPSQCKFAWDTDKNVFTEVEKLMGRSDANDLPVVILLDKQGNIFYYSHGYRIGIGEQLLKKLQNSK from the coding sequence ATGATAAAAAAAAGTCTTTCAATGCATCGGCGCAATGCAAAATATTTCAGGATGTATTCAAAATCTCTGATAATACTGCTGTTTGCTCTGTGTTATAGCTTTACCGTAAAAGCACAATTAATCCGGGATACCGCACAGTTAGCCCATATCAGCGCATCACTTACAAAACAAAAAACTCTTGCAAAGTACAGATTTGAAGCCTGTTTCAGCGTTTTTAAAACACGCATGACGGCTGATGAAAGACAGGCCATGGAGTTCCTGTATGCCTACATGCCTTTAAGCGACCTTGCCGATTATAATGCACCCTTTTTCCTTAAAAACGTTCGCATTTCATTGCGTGCAAAGTATGAAATGCCTTGGGGAAAAGCCATTCCAGAAGACGTATTCATTCATTTTGTGCTTCCTGTTCGGGTGAATAACGAGAATCTCGACACCGTCAGAATGGTCATATATGAAGAACTTAAAAAACGAGTCGAAGGAATGGAAATGAAGGACGCGGCACTTGAAGTAAATCACTGGTGCCACGAAAAAGTTACCTATAAGGCTTCGGATGAACGCACCAGTTCGCCCCTGCAAAGCATGTGCACTTCATTCGGTCGATGTGGCGAGGAATCAACGTATACAGTTGCGGCCCTTCGAACAATAGGAATTCCAGCAAGACAGGTATATACACCGCGCTGGGCACACTGCGATGATAATCATGCATGGGTGGAAGTGTGGATTGACGGGCAATGGCATTTTCTGGGCGCTTGCGAACCCGATGCACAGCTCGATCGTGGCTGGTTTGCCGGACCTGCCAAACGTGCCATGCTTGTGCACACGCGCGTTTATGGGTGGTACAGCGGTAATGAGCCCGTAATCAGCCGTCACGAGAAATTTACGGAACTGAACCTGATTTCCAATTACGCGCCCGTAAAAACATTTATCGTTAAAGTAACCGACATAAACAAAACGGCTATTGACAGCGCACAGGTTGAATACCAGCTTTACAATTATGCCGAGTTCTATCCTCTTGCAAAAACTTACACAAATGCCGCAGGATATACTTCTATGACAACAGGATTAGGCGATCTGCTGATATGGGCAACTAAGGGCAATGCCTGGGGATATAAAAAAATAACGGTTGAAAGCACGGATACACTAGTGATACAATTAAGTTCCGACAACAGAAGCGGAACTACCGAAGAATTTGATTTGATACCACCGGTTGAACGCGCACTGACCGCACTTTCTGATGATGGTCGAAAAGAAAATGACAAACGATTGCGAACCGAAGATTCGATACGGTCACTTTATATGAAAACATTTATGGATACTGTTACTGCAGCTGTATTTGCCGATAGTGCCGGATTGAACCGCGACAGCACTGTAACGATTCTCATAAAGAGTTATGGAAATTGGAATGCCATCAAAACCTTTCTTGCTAATTGTGAACCGCCATTGCGTGAGCAAGCCCTTCAAATGCTGTATTGCCTTACAGATAAAGACATTCGTGATGTTCCCTATGCGGTCCTCATCGATCATTTTAATTCAGGAATGACGTTTCCTATGATTGAGAAAAATGAAGATCCTGCATTTTTCATGAAATATGTTGTTAGCGGAAGAATTTCAAACGAACAGCTTATCGGATGGAGGCACACAATACAATCCGCGTTTGACGGTGATTTCATTAATAATGCACGACGCAGTGTTACACCAATAATTGAGTTTATTAAAAGTAATATTGTTCTGGATGCCATGGCAAATGCACACTCCAGAGCACCGCTTACGCCCGCGGGCGTTTTGAGCCTGCGCGTTGCCGATGCACATTCGCGCGATATCTTTTTCGTTGCCATGTGCCGCAGCTTCGGGATACCGGCACGACTCAGTCAGGAAACATCCTTACCACAATATTACAAAGCCGGAAAATGGACCACCGTGCTGTTCGAAACACAGGAAAAAGCCACAACCTCAACCGGGTTTATTCATTTTACAAATCCGGAGGCGCATACGGATCCTAAATACTATCAGGACTTCACCATCGCACAATTCAAAGACGGAGTATTCCGTTCGCTCAGTTATGATGAAATGAAGCCCCTTTCAGGATTTCCCGAAAAAAATGCAGTTGATGCAGGACAATATTTGATAGTTACCGGAAACCGACAGTCCGACGGCTCAGTGCTTGGTCGTGTTTCATTCTTTTCTGTCGCAACCGGCGCCGTGACAGATGTTCCGGTAACGGTGAGAAAGAAAAAAACTGAAGAAAAATCACTTGGGAAACTTTCGTTGAAAAAATTATCTGTTCAGAATTATTCTGACAATGAAGTTTGGAAAATGAACAAGCTGGCACAGAACAAAGGTCTTATTGTTGCATTCATTGAACCCGATAAAGAACCTTCCAAACATGTAATTGCCGACATTGCTGCTGTTCGTGATGGTTTTGAAAAATGGGGCGGTTGTATTTTGTTTGCACTTTCGCATGATAAAACAACAGGCTCCTTCTCTCCTACCTTATTCAACAACTTGCCCTCACAATGTAAGTTTGCATGGGATACAGACAAAAATGTTTTTACTGAAGTGGAAAAACTTATGGGACGCAGCGATGCCAACGACCTTCCTGTTGTAATACTGCTTGACAAACAAGGAAACATTTTTTATTATTCGCACGGTTACCGCATTGGCATTGGAGAACAGCTATTGAAAAAGTTGCAAAACAGTAAATAA
- a CDS encoding family 20 glycosylhydrolase — protein sequence MRTPNRNIALFLFLFIMNTSLNGQTLPALIPWPADFRMQPGAFNLTAQTRIIADGEQSRSDAALFNEYLQQFYGISLAVEVHRAYVGENVIFLEQADTTEMPDESYMLTVRNSNIKIRGSGAGVFYGLQTLRQLLPSEKKSIYAIPCVEISDKPRFKWRGMHLDVSRHFFDVDFVKKYIDELAFYKMNTFHWHLTDDQGWRIEIKKYPKLTSVGAWRKGTLLGHSSDLPEVVDTVRYGGFYTQDQIREVVAYAAARHVTVVPEIEMPGHALAALAAYPELSCSGGSFEVEKKWGVFDDVFCPNDSTIRFLENVLDEVMPLFPGKYIHIGGDECPKVRWKSCPKCQSRIKTEKLKDEMELQSYFIKRIEQHVNSKGKQIIGWDEILEGGLAGNAAVMSWRGAEGGVAAAKMNHNVVMTPGGYCYFDYYQGSPKSEPLAIGGYTTVEKVYSFEPVPSELSSSEQKYILGAQANLWTEYIATPEHAEHMAFPRICALSEVLWSPALNRDFSQFRLRLDEHFSLLDMMHINYSRALYEIKMNYLGIPDKQGILLSLTPPLNGGEIRYTGDGSQPGLTSELYTLPITVDHSKVINAVWVKDSKIKGPVISQAFTIAKSTGKNIRLKNEPHKKYSNGGAFALVDGVLGNIPWNGKEWLGFLGKDLDATIDLGKPEVINSVSIDVLSAESSWIYLPVKAELYISDDGKEFKLIRTASENEIKTSGRTIVLDGGKVKARYIKVVAVNAGIISAGKPGEGNEAWLFTDEIWIK from the coding sequence ATGAGAACACCAAACCGCAACATCGCATTATTTTTATTCCTATTTATTATGAACACCAGCCTGAACGGTCAAACCCTTCCTGCACTTATCCCCTGGCCGGCAGATTTCAGAATGCAGCCCGGAGCATTCAACCTGACTGCTCAAACGCGCATTATTGCAGATGGCGAACAAAGCCGGAGCGATGCTGCCTTATTTAATGAATATCTTCAGCAGTTCTATGGAATATCACTTGCGGTTGAAGTTCACAGAGCGTATGTTGGCGAGAATGTTATTTTTCTCGAACAGGCTGACACTACTGAAATGCCCGATGAAAGTTATATGCTGACAGTACGGAATTCCAACATTAAAATCCGTGGTAGCGGCGCCGGAGTTTTTTATGGGCTGCAAACGTTGCGTCAGTTGCTGCCATCGGAAAAGAAATCGATTTATGCGATTCCCTGCGTTGAAATTTCAGATAAACCCCGCTTTAAATGGCGCGGTATGCATCTAGATGTAAGCCGTCATTTCTTCGATGTGGATTTCGTAAAAAAGTACATTGACGAACTCGCATTTTACAAGATGAACACATTTCACTGGCATCTCACCGATGACCAGGGATGGCGTATTGAAATAAAAAAATATCCGAAGCTCACTTCTGTGGGCGCATGGCGCAAAGGCACTCTCCTCGGGCATTCATCTGATTTACCCGAAGTTGTTGATACTGTCCGCTATGGCGGTTTTTACACACAGGACCAAATCAGAGAGGTTGTGGCATATGCTGCAGCTCGGCACGTTACAGTCGTTCCTGAAATAGAAATGCCCGGACACGCATTAGCAGCTCTGGCAGCCTATCCTGAACTTTCATGTTCCGGCGGATCTTTTGAAGTTGAGAAAAAATGGGGTGTATTTGATGATGTCTTTTGCCCGAATGATTCTACCATACGTTTTCTGGAAAATGTTTTGGATGAGGTGATGCCGCTGTTCCCCGGGAAATATATTCACATTGGAGGCGACGAATGCCCGAAAGTAAGATGGAAAAGCTGTCCGAAATGCCAGTCAAGAATTAAGACTGAAAAACTGAAAGATGAAATGGAACTGCAGAGTTACTTCATCAAACGCATTGAACAGCACGTCAACTCGAAAGGCAAACAGATTATCGGCTGGGACGAGATTCTAGAAGGCGGACTCGCAGGAAATGCCGCTGTAATGTCGTGGCGGGGAGCAGAAGGCGGAGTTGCTGCTGCCAAAATGAATCACAATGTGGTAATGACACCCGGCGGATATTGCTATTTCGACTATTATCAGGGCTCACCAAAGTCGGAACCTCTTGCTATAGGGGGCTACACCACGGTAGAAAAAGTGTATTCATTTGAGCCGGTGCCATCGGAACTTTCGTCGTCAGAACAAAAATATATTCTGGGAGCTCAGGCAAACCTCTGGACTGAATATATTGCCACTCCCGAACATGCAGAACATATGGCTTTTCCGAGAATTTGTGCCTTATCGGAAGTATTGTGGTCGCCCGCATTAAACAGGGATTTCAGTCAATTCAGATTAAGGCTCGATGAACATTTTTCATTACTCGACATGATGCACATCAATTATTCCCGGGCACTCTACGAAATCAAGATGAATTATCTCGGAATACCTGACAAACAAGGCATTCTGCTCAGCCTCACACCGCCGCTCAACGGTGGCGAGATACGGTACACCGGCGACGGTTCTCAACCCGGATTGACTTCAGAATTATACACCTTACCAATTACCGTTGACCATTCTAAAGTGATAAATGCCGTATGGGTAAAAGATTCTAAGATAAAGGGACCTGTGATTTCACAAGCATTCACCATTGCAAAATCCACCGGAAAAAATATCAGACTTAAAAACGAGCCCCATAAGAAATACAGCAACGGCGGTGCTTTTGCACTGGTCGACGGAGTGCTTGGAAACATCCCCTGGAACGGGAAAGAATGGCTCGGATTTTTAGGAAAGGATCTGGATGCCACTATTGATCTGGGTAAACCGGAAGTGATAAACTCCGTGAGTATTGATGTATTAAGCGCCGAATCAAGCTGGATATACCTTCCGGTGAAAGCTGAATTGTACATTTCCGATGATGGAAAAGAGTTTAAACTGATCCGCACAGCCTCTGAAAACGAGATTAAAACATCAGGAAGAACAATTGTGCTGGATGGCGGCAAAGTAAAAGCACGTTATATTAAAGTGGTGGCGGTCAATGCAGGAATTATCTCAGCGGGCAAGCCCGGCGAAGGCAATGAGGCATGGCTGTTTACCGATGAGATATGGATAAAGTAA
- a CDS encoding ROK family protein, whose translation MEQIAVGIDIGGTTTKFGFVDINGNILARSVMPTTGFDDATAFAEVLASEVTKVLQQAGTPPVKGVGIGAPNGNFFNGTIEYAPNLKWEGIIPLASMMAHHLGFPVVLTNDANAAAIGEMIYGAANGMKDFIFITLGTGVGSGIVANGNMIYGHDGFAGEIGHVILQPGGRLCGCGRQGCVETYCSATGIARTYLEILSNKGKQPDIDFKNVDAKHVFTMANKGDNSAIESFEYTGKMLGLALANSVAYTSPEAIFLFGGLANAGDLLFRPTKISFENNLLKIYKNKIKILPSGLPENDAAILGAASLAWKEIG comes from the coding sequence ATGGAACAGATAGCTGTAGGTATTGATATTGGAGGAACGACAACCAAATTTGGTTTTGTTGATATTAACGGAAACATCCTTGCCAGAAGTGTAATGCCGACAACCGGTTTTGATGATGCAACGGCATTTGCAGAAGTTCTCGCGTCTGAAGTTACAAAAGTTCTTCAGCAAGCCGGCACTCCTCCGGTGAAAGGGGTCGGCATTGGTGCACCCAATGGAAATTTTTTCAACGGCACCATTGAATATGCGCCCAACCTGAAGTGGGAAGGAATCATTCCGCTCGCCTCCATGATGGCACACCATCTCGGTTTTCCTGTTGTTCTGACTAATGATGCAAATGCCGCAGCCATTGGAGAAATGATTTACGGCGCCGCAAACGGAATGAAGGATTTTATTTTCATCACCCTGGGAACAGGCGTCGGAAGCGGCATTGTGGCCAACGGCAATATGATATACGGACATGACGGCTTTGCAGGAGAAATTGGTCATGTGATTCTACAGCCCGGTGGGCGCCTTTGTGGTTGTGGACGACAGGGCTGCGTTGAAACATATTGCTCGGCAACGGGCATTGCCCGTACATATCTTGAAATACTTTCCAACAAAGGAAAACAGCCTGACATTGACTTTAAAAATGTGGACGCTAAACATGTGTTTACTATGGCCAATAAAGGCGACAATTCAGCAATAGAAAGCTTTGAATACACCGGAAAAATGTTGGGTCTGGCACTCGCCAACAGCGTTGCTTATACCAGTCCCGAAGCTATTTTTCTATTTGGTGGTCTGGCAAATGCCGGTGATTTGCTCTTTCGGCCGACAAAAATTTCTTTTGAAAATAACCTGCTGAAAATTTATAAAAATAAAATAAAGATTCTTCCATCGGGTCTGCCCGAAAATGATGCAGCTATTCTGGGTGCGGCGTCTTTAGCATGGAAAGAGATTGGCTAA
- the mazG gene encoding nucleoside triphosphate pyrophosphohydrolase — protein sequence MRSELKAFEHMLDIMDELRAKCPWDSAQTIESLRYLTIEETYELSDAILEKDMPEISKELGDLLLHIVFYAKIGSETGDFTMTDVITGICEKLIKRHPHIFSDTVVSGAEDVKNNWERIKLEDKDRTVLSGVPLSLPAIVKAYRIQEKVRGVGFDWEKPEQVWDKVIEELNELRKEVEDNAPVARREDEFGDLLFALVNYSRFIGVNPEDALERTNKKFIRRFNHLEKRAKETGKPLHQMSLAEMDVFWDEAKKME from the coding sequence ATGCGAAGCGAATTAAAAGCATTTGAACACATGCTCGACATAATGGACGAGCTCCGTGCAAAATGCCCCTGGGACAGTGCACAGACAATAGAGTCATTACGTTATCTTACTATTGAAGAAACCTACGAACTCTCCGATGCCATTTTAGAGAAGGATATGCCGGAAATTTCAAAAGAACTTGGCGATTTGCTGTTGCATATTGTTTTTTACGCAAAAATTGGTTCCGAAACGGGAGATTTTACAATGACAGACGTTATTACCGGCATTTGCGAAAAGCTCATTAAAAGGCATCCTCACATATTCAGCGATACTGTTGTTTCCGGAGCAGAGGATGTTAAAAATAACTGGGAGCGTATAAAACTTGAAGATAAAGATCGCACGGTACTAAGCGGTGTTCCATTGTCGCTTCCTGCAATTGTAAAGGCATACCGCATTCAGGAAAAGGTTCGTGGGGTAGGATTTGACTGGGAAAAGCCGGAGCAGGTTTGGGATAAAGTTATAGAAGAGCTGAATGAGCTGCGCAAAGAAGTTGAAGATAATGCGCCTGTTGCGCGCCGTGAAGACGAATTTGGGGATCTGCTCTTTGCACTGGTTAACTATTCGCGTTTTATTGGTGTCAACCCTGAAGATGCACTTGAACGAACCAATAAGAAATTCATTCGCCGATTCAATCACCTTGAAAAAAGAGCAAAAGAAACAGGCAAGCCCTTGCATCAGATGTCACTTGCCGAAATGGATGTATTTTGGGATGAAGCCAAAAAAATGGAATAA
- a CDS encoding peroxiredoxin, with protein MVLTGKKAPLFKADAVINGGDFVENFSLEQYIDKKHVVFFFYPLDFTFVCPTEIIAFQDKLAEFESRNCAVVGCSVDSKFSHWAWLQTEKAAGGIKGVKFPLVADISKTIAENYGVLAGNYDYNEDGEMIFHGDPVAYRGLFLIDKEGIVRHQVVNDLPLGRSVDEALRMVDALQFFEENGEVCPANWHKGDEGMKATAEGVANYLGKH; from the coding sequence ATGGTACTTACAGGTAAAAAGGCGCCGTTATTCAAGGCAGATGCCGTTATAAACGGTGGCGATTTTGTTGAGAATTTTTCACTGGAACAATACATTGACAAAAAACATGTGGTATTCTTCTTTTATCCACTTGATTTCACCTTTGTTTGCCCAACAGAGATTATCGCATTTCAGGATAAGCTTGCAGAATTCGAAAGTCGCAATTGTGCCGTTGTAGGCTGTTCGGTTGATTCAAAGTTTTCACATTGGGCATGGCTTCAAACCGAAAAGGCTGCAGGCGGTATTAAAGGCGTGAAGTTTCCGCTGGTAGCCGATATCAGCAAAACCATTGCAGAAAACTACGGTGTTTTGGCAGGAAATTATGATTATAACGAAGACGGCGAAATGATATTTCACGGTGACCCCGTTGCTTATCGCGGACTTTTTCTGATAGATAAAGAAGGGATTGTGAGGCATCAGGTTGTGAATGATCTGCCTTTAGGCCGCAGCGTTGATGAAGCGTTGCGTATGGTAGATGCATTACAGTTCTTTGAAGAGAATGGCGAGGTTTGCCCGGCCAACTGGCATAAAGGCGACGAAGGTATGAAAGCCACCGCTGAAGGTGTTGCCAATTATCTTGGCAAACATTAA
- the pbpC gene encoding penicillin-binding protein 1C: MISWPFRKKEYYPVSTRYRFLLFLQSRKVWWLTIVLTLCGIFFFAFPNKIFHDPTSTVVEDSSGVLLGARIADDQQWRFPYNSDVPYKFAAALVMFEDRWFEYHNGVNPVSFSRALIQNIKAGKVVSGGSTITMQVIRLSRKGKARTIFEKFIEAEQAMRLELTSSKQEILALYASNAPFGSNVVGLDAASWRYFGKSPDRMSWSEAATLAVLPNSPSLIYPGKNLDKLRDKRNRLLDQLCKCKYMTDEECRLAKLEPLPGKPFPLPQLAFHLIDRATHEGHKGERIRTTVDEHLQEIVTDIVGRYHEKYRANQVNNAAALVLDVETGNAIAYVGNTSNPGHPDFGSDVDIITSSRSTGSILKPFLFAAMLNDGQILPGTLVPDIPTQMGGFMPENYSLTYDGAVPARRALARSLNVPAVRMLQMYHTERFCYILKKIGLTTLNKPASHYGLSLIIGGAEANLWDLAGAYASMARTLNHYQTFNSKYDRSDFHPANYLYRKEIKKKKVADEDNSVLSASSIWFTFEAMNEVSRPDEDAEWQEFSSSAKIAWKTGTSYGGRDAWSIGCTPEYIVAVWVGNSNGEGRPGMTGLTYAAPILFDIFKALRPKGWFYAPYDDMEQLPVCHYSGYRATPNCEIVDTVWVQKKGIRTGICPYHQLVHLDKTEKWRVTSDCESVDNMVTKTWFVLPPVMEYYFQTKNPFYKILPPYRHDCASADQPTRSMDIIYPKENSSLYVPYDLDGKKQKFLFKVAHRISGTKIYWYLDQQYIGATEEFHQMGLAPEAGHHILVLVDQNGESMTRNFEIIDKKKKGE; this comes from the coding sequence ATGATTTCCTGGCCGTTCAGAAAAAAAGAGTATTATCCGGTTTCGACGCGTTACCGCTTCCTGCTGTTTTTACAATCTCGCAAAGTATGGTGGTTGACCATTGTGCTGACACTTTGCGGCATTTTTTTCTTCGCCTTTCCCAACAAAATCTTTCACGATCCTACATCTACAGTTGTTGAAGACAGCAGCGGTGTGTTGCTTGGGGCGCGGATTGCAGATGACCAGCAATGGCGCTTTCCATACAATAGTGATGTGCCTTATAAATTTGCAGCGGCCCTTGTAATGTTCGAAGACCGCTGGTTTGAGTACCACAATGGTGTGAATCCGGTATCGTTCAGCCGTGCACTTATTCAAAATATCAAGGCGGGAAAAGTGGTAAGTGGCGGCAGTACCATTACCATGCAGGTAATTCGCTTGTCGCGGAAAGGGAAAGCCCGTACTATTTTTGAGAAGTTTATCGAAGCGGAACAGGCCATGCGTCTAGAACTTACCAGTAGTAAACAGGAAATATTGGCGCTTTACGCATCCAACGCACCGTTTGGCAGTAATGTTGTCGGTCTCGATGCTGCATCCTGGCGTTATTTTGGAAAAAGTCCTGACCGCATGAGCTGGTCGGAAGCCGCCACCCTCGCGGTTTTACCAAATAGTCCGTCACTCATTTATCCCGGAAAAAATCTTGATAAACTTCGCGATAAGCGCAACCGTTTGCTCGATCAGCTCTGTAAATGTAAATACATGACAGATGAAGAATGCCGTCTTGCTAAGTTAGAACCATTGCCGGGAAAGCCTTTTCCATTGCCTCAGCTTGCATTTCACCTCATTGATCGTGCCACTCATGAAGGTCACAAAGGCGAACGTATCCGCACTACCGTTGATGAGCATCTGCAGGAAATTGTTACGGATATCGTTGGACGATATCATGAGAAATACCGGGCAAATCAGGTAAACAATGCTGCCGCACTCGTTCTCGATGTGGAAACCGGTAATGCAATCGCTTATGTGGGCAATACAAGCAATCCGGGGCATCCTGATTTTGGCAGTGATGTGGATATTATCACATCTTCACGAAGTACAGGTAGCATTTTAAAACCATTTCTGTTTGCGGCTATGCTCAACGACGGGCAAATTTTGCCCGGCACACTTGTCCCCGATATTCCCACACAAATGGGTGGTTTCATGCCGGAGAATTATAGTCTTACCTACGACGGAGCTGTACCTGCCCGCCGTGCACTTGCCCGTTCGCTCAATGTGCCTGCTGTGCGAATGCTGCAAATGTACCATACAGAACGCTTTTGCTATATTCTGAAAAAAATCGGACTGACAACCCTGAACAAACCCGCATCCCACTACGGTCTGTCGCTCATTATTGGCGGCGCCGAAGCAAATCTTTGGGACCTCGCCGGGGCCTATGCAAGCATGGCGCGTACACTGAATCATTATCAGACTTTCAATTCAAAATACGACCGCAGCGATTTCCATCCGGCAAATTATCTTTACCGAAAGGAAATTAAAAAGAAGAAAGTGGCTGATGAAGATAATTCGGTGCTGAGCGCTTCATCCATATGGTTCACGTTTGAGGCGATGAACGAAGTTTCACGACCCGATGAAGATGCCGAATGGCAGGAGTTTTCATCATCTGCCAAAATCGCATGGAAAACAGGCACCAGTTATGGCGGTCGCGATGCATGGTCAATTGGGTGTACTCCGGAATATATTGTTGCAGTATGGGTTGGTAACTCAAACGGGGAAGGGCGTCCGGGAATGACCGGTCTTACCTATGCTGCACCGATTTTGTTTGATATTTTTAAAGCGCTTAGACCGAAAGGGTGGTTCTACGCTCCATACGACGATATGGAACAGCTGCCTGTGTGCCATTACAGCGGATATCGGGCTACGCCAAACTGCGAGATTGTTGATACCGTCTGGGTGCAGAAGAAAGGCATTCGAACCGGTATATGCCCTTATCATCAGCTGGTTCACCTTGATAAAACAGAAAAGTGGCGTGTGACAAGCGATTGCGAATCGGTAGATAATATGGTTACAAAAACATGGTTTGTGCTGCCTCCGGTCATGGAATATTATTTCCAGACTAAAAATCCTTTTTATAAAATACTGCCGCCATACCGCCATGATTGCGCTTCTGCCGACCAGCCAACCCGATCTATGGATATCATCTATCCGAAAGAGAATAGCAGTTTATATGTGCCCTATGACCTTGACGGAAAGAAACAGAAATTCCTGTTCAAAGTCGCACACCGTATTTCAGGGACGAAGATTTATTGGTACCTTGACCAACAATATATTGGTGCAACTGAAGAGTTCCATCAAATGGGTTTGGCACCCGAAGCCGGTCATCATATACTCGTGCTGGTTGATCAGAATGGCGAAAGCATGACGCGCAATTTCGAGATCATCGATAAAAAGAAGAAGGGCGAGTAA